Genomic window (Gemmatimonadota bacterium):
ACACGGCACCTGCCGGACCTGGACGAGTGGCGCATACTCCGGCCGGCCCGTGCCCCGCACGCGTGCCTGCACGTCAAACGCCAGGGTTTCCACGGAGGCCCCGTCCTCGGCTAGTCCAACGTTCGTGAGCCGATGGAAGAACTCGAAGCGCACCCCGCGGGCCTTGAGCACCTGGTACAGCGGGGCGAACACCACGTCCCCCATCCCCGCATTCATCCGCCAGAACAGCGAGCCCCGATAGGTGAAGAACATGCGCATCGCCCCACGGAGCGCGACGCCGGCGGCGAGCCGCGGGCGCGTGACATCGCCGTCTTCGTACGCGAACGCGAGATCATAGATCCCACGCATGAAGCCCGAGTCGAGTGACGCATCGGACGCGCCATGCAACCGCAACCACTCGCGCCAGTCCCAGTCGTTGATCGCGTCAAAGCCGCGCGGATCCGCCGCGAGCCCGTGCATGACCGAGCCGCGCACGGCGGCCAGGATCAGGTCAATCACCTGCCACACGCGACGCATCTCCGTGTCCGCCTCCGCGAGCCGCTGGAGGTGGCCACGCGCCGCCATGGCGAGCACGTCCAGCAATTGCAGCAAGACGGTTGCACCCTGCTTGGCTGGACCTGGCACCCAGGCGTCCATCGCATGGCGCAACGCGTCGGCGGCCTCGAACAGTGCGGTCACTGCGGCGAGCTCGCCATACCGCACCGCCCGCGCGACCAGGTCGGCGATGCCGCCCGCGCTCATCGCTTCGCGCTCCTCAGCGGCGTGCGCCGCCCGCAGCAGTGCGCGGACCAGCATCACCGACTGGCGCAGGTAGGCAATCACCGAGAATGGCGTCCCCTGCTCCAACGGGTCGCCGGGGAGCCCACGGCCTGCGGGGAAGGCGGCGAGCCAGCTTTCCCACCCCGCGGAATCGTTAGGCGTGCGATCGGCCACGCCGACGAGGGGCGCCGGCGCGAAGGCCTCCTCGAACGTCGCGAGGCGCGTCGTGGCCGGATCCGCCGCGCGCTCCCGGTAACAGGCGCGCATCATCCCGAACGCGTTTTCGTAGAAGCCCATCCAGAGGTGCAGTCCGTGCTCCTCGATACGGTCTGATGGCCCGCGTCCCGATGCCCCCTTGCCGCCCAGGCGCCAGCCTTGCTGGAAGACCGTGACGGCGTAGCGTCCCTGCTGCTCCGGCCGAGTCAGTTCCCACGCGGCCGTCAACGACGCGCAGCCGCCACCAACAATGGCGACGCGGATGGGGGGCGGTGCGGACCGCGACGACGACATGGGGGGGGAGCTGCGGAGGGAAGCGTACGGGGCGCGTATATATAGAAGACGCCCGCCACAGGGGCCACCTTTGCCCCCCGCTGGGGTACCTGTGTCCCGCCCGCTAGATTGTGCCGTCCTCGTCACGCCTCCCTCATGCGCGTCGCATCGTTCCTGTTCGTCCTCACGCTGGTCAGCCGCGCTCCGCAGCTTGGAGCACAGACCCCGCCGGATTCGCTCACCCCTCCTGCCCAGGACTCGCTGCGGTCGACGCTGACCGGCGTCTTCACCGAGGAGCAGGCGGCCAAGGGGAAGGATGTCTTCCTTGGTCAGTGCCAGAGCTGCCACACCAACGCGGACCTCACCAGCGCGGATTTCAAGGCCGACTGGGTCGGGAAGATGCTCTCGGATTTCTTCACCTTCCTGAAGGAGACGATGCCGGAGAGCGAACCCGGGGCGCTGAGCAACGAGCAGTACGCCGCGGTGACCGCCTACGTGCTGCAGTTGAACGGCCTGCCGGCCGGCGCCGTCCCCCTCGCGACCACGGCCGACTCACTCGCCACGATCAAGTTCGAGGTTCCGGCCGCGGGGCTCACGGCCCTCCGTCCGCACGCGCGCGCGGCCCGCGAGCGCTTCCATGCGCCACCCCGGACCGCCTCCGCCCGCGACCCTCGACGCTAGGCACGACACCCCGGCGCCCTTACCGCGTCCGGCGCCGGAGCTACATTAGTCGCCTAAGCTCCCTGTCCCCCGCCCAGCACCGCCGGCCGGGGGTTTGTACACCCACGAGTCGAAGGATTCCTCATGGCGCCTCCGGTCTTTTCGCTCCGACGTGCAGCCTTCACGGCTGGCACCGTCGCCCTCGCGGCCACTGCCGCCGTCCTCGGCCGCTTCTCTCCACTCGACGCCGTTCAAGGCAAGGCCACGGTGCGGGGCAATGTCCCCGGCGAGTGGCGCTTCTGGGGCGCGGATGCCTGGAGCACGCGATACTCGCCGCTCGACCAGATCAACGCGAGCAACTTTGGCAGCCTGACCAAGGCCTGGCAGTGGAACGCCGGGGCGTTCGGCAGCGACGAGTACTATCGCACGACCCCGTTGTACGCCAACGGACGGCTGTTCACCGTCGCCACCACGCGCCGCATCACGGCGGCCATCGATCCGGCCACGGGTGAGACGTTATGGATGCACCGGCTCAACGAAGGGATCCGCTGGCAAAAGGCGCCACGCCAGTTCGCCGGACGTGGTCCCTCCTACTGGACGGACGGGCCTAACGAGCGCATCATCGTCGTGACGCCGGGCTACCACATGGTCTCCCTCGACGCCAAGACCGGCATCCCGGACCCGAAGTTCGGCAAGAATGGCGTGGTGGACCTCATGGACGGCCTCGGCCTTCCCCTCGTCCCGCTGGCGGTGGACGACTCCGGCTCGTTTATCATCTCGGACGCCGCCCCCTATCGGCAGGCGAAGCCCGGCGAAACGTGGAACCCGGTGACGAAGACCGGCGCGGATGGCACCGTCGGGATCGATCCGAAGCTCGGCCAGATCGCCGCGTCGTCGCCGGCCATCATCGTGAACGACGTCATCGTGGTCGGCAACTCGTCGATCCATGGCTACTACCCCATCAAGGTGCGCAACATCCCCGGGTACATCCGCGGCTTCGATATCCGCACCGGTCGACAGATGTGGCGCTTCAACCTCGTGCCGCAGCCGGGAGAGTTTGGCGCGGAGACGTGGAAGAATGGCTCGAAGATCGGCACCGAAGGGGTCGGGAAGAATGATGCGTGGGCGACCTACTCCGCGGATCCGGAACTCGGCCTGGCTTACATCCCGGTGGGCATGCCGTTGATGGACGAATACGGCGGACACCGCCCCGGCGACAACCTGTATGGAAACTCGCTGATCGCGCTCGACGTCAAGACCGGCAAGCGGAAGTGGCACTTCCAGATGGTGCACCACGACATCTGGGACTACGACACGCCGATGGCCCCGAACCTCATGGACGTGACCGTGGACGGTCGTCCGCGAAAGATCATCACGCAGAGCACCAAGCAGGGGTGGCTGTACACCTTTGATCGCGCGACGGGCGAGCCGATCTGGCCGATGCCAGAGACGCCGGTGCTCCAGAGCGACGTCCCGGGCGAGCAGACGGCCGCGACGCAGCCGATCCCCTCGAAGCCGGCCCCGTACGCGCAGCAGGGGTTGCTCGAAAGCGACGTCATCGACTTCACGCCGGCCATCAAGGACTCCGCCCTCAAGATCGCCAAGCGCTGCCGCATGGGCCCGTACTACATCCCGGGCGGTTCGGTGGACTCGCCCCAATACAAGTGCGCGTGGTACGCACCAGGGGCAAGCGGTGGCGTGAACATCGACGGCGGTGCGGCGGTCGACCCGGAGACCGGGCACATCTACGTGGCCTCGCTGATCGGCCTGAGCACCATCGCGCTGCAGAAGGACCCCTGCTCCGAGTTCCGGTACAGCTCGCCCCGGGACAACTGCGGATTGCCGGGCGCCCTTCCGCCGCCCCCGGGGTACACGCCGCCCACCAATCGTGGCGGCGGCTTCGAGGGACGCGGCGGCATCCCCAACCAGATCGGCGGCGTATCGATCCTCAAGTCGAAGCAGATGGGCGGGATCACCGCGTACAACATGAACACGGGCGACAAGGCCTGGTGGATCCCGAACGGCCGTGCGCCAAAGGTCACCAGCAACTCGCCGCTCTTTGCCGGTGTCACGCTCCCGCCGGGCAACTCGCGTGGGCAGGCGCAGATCATCACCACCAAGTCGCTGTTGATCTATGGCCAGGGACGCAGTGGGGGAGCGCCCGACGAGACGCCGTCGCTCTACGCCGTGGACAAGGCGACCGGCAAGGAAGTCGGCGCCGTGAAGCTCCCCGAGAAGACCACGGCCGTGCCGATGACGTTCATGCACAACGGCAAGCAGTACATCGTCTTCGCCATGGGCGCGGGGGCCAACACGTCCTTGATGGCGCTCAAGCTCCCCGAAAAGAAGTGAGTCCTGTGCGGGAGCGGCCGCGTATTCGCGTCCGCTCCCAGACAGCCCCGGATCGTCTCGATTCGGTCTAGACTCGAAGACAGCTGCGCGACACCCCCCTGCAGGGCATTACCATGACCGCGCCCGTCTCCCGGTGCGGTCATGATTCTTTTCGCGCAGCTGCCCGACATCGAGCTCGCCCAACCCGCCGATTTTCAGGATGACCCGGTGGAGGAGTGGCAGGGGAGATCGCCGCCCTCGGCGTGGAGACGCTGGAACTTCGCGCGTCGCCTGTGGCTGCGCGGACTCCTCAGCCGTGCGAAGCACGCGGGGCTCGCCGGACACCCGCGCTGGGCGCAGCGATTGGCGAAGCTCGCTCCAGGCTTTCAATACGGCGCCGGGGAGATCCTCGGTCTCGATGGCGCTCCATCCGGCATTATGGAACGGCGGAAGGCTGCCTTGGCCGAGTTGGGAGGCACCGCACGTGAGCGCGCCCCTCGCACCCTCGCGGCGAGTGCGCGCGTGCAACGCGGCCTCTCCGACGCCGACTTCGTCGACCGATATCGCGTGCCCTTCCCCTTCCGCGACCTCGTGCGCACGGCGCTCCCCGTCGGCACCATGGCGGTCGCGACGGAAGGCGGCAAACTGCGCGACCTCGACGGCAACCTGACCTGGGACCTCGGCGGGTCCTACGGCGTGAGCCTCTTCGGCGTTGACTTCTACCGCCAGGCGATACGCCGGGGGGTGGAACGCGCCGAGGGCCTCGGACTGGTCCTCGGCCCCTTGCATCCAATAGTTGAGGACAACGTGCGGAGACTGCAGGCTGTCTCTGGCCTGGATGAAGTGTCCTTCCACATGTCGGGCACAGAGGCCGTGATGCAGGCCGTACGGCTCGCGCGCTACCACACCCGGCGATCTCACATCGTGCGCTTCTCCGGGGCGTACCATGGCTGGTGGGATGGAGTACAGGCCGGCGTGGGCAACCCGCGCCCCCCGCATGAGGTCTACACCCTGGCCGAACAGTCGGAGGCTACGCTGCGTTTTCTTCGCGCCGCCGATGACGTGGCGTGCGTGCTGGTGAATCCCATCCAGGCGATGCACCCGAACGCCGCACCTCCTACCGACGCCGCCCTGTTGACCGGCGTACGGACGGGTGGCCTTGATCGCGAGGGGTACGCCACCTGGCTGCGCCAACTACGCGACGTCTGCACCGCGCGCGGCATCGTACTGATTCTGGATGAAGTCATGCTGGGATTCCGCCTGGCACGCGGCGGCGTCCAGGAATACTTCGGCGTGGCGGCGGACCTGGTGACCTATGGCAAGAGCCTGGGCGGGGGGCTCCCGGTGGGCGTGCTGTGTGGGCGCCGCGGGTTGATGCGACGCTACCGCGAGGACCGCCCCGCCGACGTGTGCCTGGCGCGCGGCACCTTCAATGCGCACCCGTATGTGATGGCGACGATGAATGAGTTCCTTCGCCACATCGATCGTGCGGAGGTCCGGGCACACTACCACACGCTGGAGGCGACGTGGCACGGGCGCGCGCAACGCCTTAACGATCGCCTCACCGCCGCGGACGTCCCGGTGCGCATGGTCCCCATGGTGTCGGTGTGGAGCACAACCTTCACGGCGCCCGGCCGGTACCACTGGATGTTGCAGTACTACCTGCGCCGGGCCGGACTTGCGTTGAGCTGGATCGGCACCGGTCGCCTCATCTTCCCTCACGACCTCACCGACGCCGACGTGGAGGAGATCATCGAGCGCTTCACGGCGGCGACGGTGCGCATGAAGGAGGACGGCTGGTTCTGGCGTGACGACGCAGTCACCGCGAAGGGGATTTCCCGCAGCGTTACGCGGGCGTTGGTCCGCGCGGCTCTTGGACGTGCCCCATCGGGTCGATCCACTCGCCCCTGAGCAGGGCAGCTGGAGCCTTGTAGTACAGCCCGATGTCGTGGAACGGATCGGTCAGGATCTTCGTCATCCAGGAGAAACCGGTCCGGGGGCTCCGGGCAGCCACCAGATAGAGTGTTCGCGCGAGCAGCCCCGCCACGCCCAGCCAGAACCACAGGAGCCCAACGGTTCGCACCATCCCCCCCAGGCCATCGGCGGGGCTGAGCAGGCCCATGACCGATGGGTCGAGCCAGACCACCACCGGGATGGCGGCCCAGATCGTCAGGAGGATGACCTTTCGCTGCAGGTTGTATCCGACCTTGATCTCCTCCTTGTGCTCGAAGGTCGCGCGATTGACATGGTCATATCCACGTGGCTCGAAGAAGAAGTGACCGGCCTGACGGAGGGTCATGGCGAGTAACCACCCCACCATGGCGGCCAGTGCCGGCTCGGTGAACGCCAGCACGTAGGATGCGAGGAAACAACAGGCGCTCAGCAGGTGCAGGGCCTGATTCACGCGGCTCTGGTGATAGTAGCGATGGTCGTCCCATCGCTGCACGCGGAGTTCCTCCCAGAAGGACGACGTCGCACCGGTGGCGGAAAGCGTTTCAGGCATGGTCATGGACGTGGGCGCTGGAGTGAGGGGCAGGCGTATCGGCTTGCAGGAGCAGCGGCTCCCCGACCCGGATCAGCGCGCCTTCGCGCACCGCAGGGGCGGGGAGGAGTCCGGGGCTGGCGAGCACGACGATGGTCGAGCCGTTCTCGAACCAGCCCAGTTCGTCGCCGCGGTGTACTGAGATGGGGTGGCGCAACGGCTCGCCGCTCGGTCGCGCGCCACCGAGATGCGTCAGGCGCACATCCGAGACCAGGATCGCCGCCACCGCGACCAGGGTGAGGCGTTCGTCAGGCGCGTGCGTGGAACGGAGGGTCAGGATCGCCCGGGCGTTGCGACAGTAGAGATTCTCGAGGCGACGTACCGTGATTGGGTTGACGTTCCACGTATCGCCGGCAATGACACGCACGACCTCCAGCGTGGCATCGCATGGCGCGTGAAATCGGTGGTAGAACGTCGAGCGGAGCCGGAGCGTGACGAAGGTCCCATCGTGGTGATGCGCCGCGAGCTTCGGGTCACCCACCAGCTCGTCCAATCGGTAGTGCAGCCCCTTGGCTTGCACGAGCGTACCTGCGTCGATCCGGCCGCACGCCATCACCTCGCCGTCACAGGGGCTGACGCGCACCTGGGGTGCCACATCGATGGGACGTGCACCGGGCTTAAGCTGGCGCGTAAACACGTCGCGCAGCGTGAGATACTCGCGGGGCACGGCCTCCTCGAGGTGCAGGGAGCCCCCGAAGTGCTGCCAGACCGACACCGACACGCGCGTGAGCGCGCGTGACCTGATCCCCGCGTACCACCCCGCAGCGCGGGTGATCAGGCGACGCGGGACGCGATTCGTGAGGAGGAAGTTCAGTTCCTCTGGTATCGCGCGACCGAGGTGCCGCACGCGCTCCCGCCAGGATGGGGTAGCCCGGCCAGCGGCCGACAGGGGAAGGGTCACGACGCATGGGGCGCGAGCACGGGTCCCAAGCTCTGCGCCTTCAATAAAGATGCCGTCACGATCCGGTGCGGGTGCAGCAACGAGCTGGCGACGGGTGGCCGCAGGCTCCCACTCCGCGCATCCGCTGCGGCCGGCACCACTTCGTCACGAGCCGCACTCCAATGCGGTGCAGTTGTGTCACGGCGCGGTCGCACCCATGCCAAGCGGCCACGCAACGTCCTATTTGTGTCGTCTGCCTTCACCTTCCATTGTCATGCCAACGCTCGCCACCGGTTTCCCTGCCCTGGTCCGGCCCACCTCCCTGCGCGCGCCGCGGGTGCTGTTCATTGGAGGCTCGATGAACCAGACAACCCAGATGCACCAGGTGGCCAAGGCCTTCGGCGATTGCGATCCCTGGTTCACGGCGCATTATGCCAGCGGGATCGAGCAGGCTGCCGCCGCGGCCGGGATCCTCGACTTCACGGTGCTCGGCGGGCAGGCCCGGCGCAGGTCGGAAGCGTACTTTGCCGCGCACGGCCTCAATGTGGATTACGCGGGCCGACGCGGCGGGTACGACCTCGTCGTGACGTCGTCCGACCTGGTGGTCCCGCGCAACATTCGTGACACGCCCATCGTGGTCGTTCAGGAAGGGATGATGGACCCGGAACGATGGATCTACCATCTCGTGCGTGCGCTCCGGCTCCCCCGGTACCTCGCGAACACCTCCATGACCGGGTTCTCGCACGCCTATCGGGCCTTCTGTGTGGCGTCCGAGGGGTACCGCGACGACTTCATCCGCAAAGGCGTGCGCCCGGACGGGCTCGTGGTCACCGGCATCCCGAACTTTGACAACGCGGACGCCCTGCGTCAGAACGACTTTCCGCACCGCGGCTACGTCCTCGGCGCCACCTCATGCTTGCGCGAGACGCTGAAGTATGAAGACCGGCCGGCGTACATCCGCCGCGTGTTGCAGGTTGCGGCAGGCCGACCGGTCTTGTTCAAGTTGCACCCCAACGAACGCGTGGACCGCGCGACGCGTGAGATCGCACGCCTGGCCCCCCACGCCATGATTCTCGCCGACGGTCCCACGGACCACATGATCGCGAACTGTGACGCGCTGGTCACGCGCTACTCGTCGGTCGTGTTCGTGGCGCTCGCGCTCGGAAAGGAGGTGCATGCCGACCTCGACCTCGACCGCCTGCGACGCGTGCAGCCCTGGCAAAACGGTGGGACATCCGCCGCGCGCATCGCCGATGTCTGTCGCCACATCCTGGCCGGCACTCCAGCTTCGTCCCTGGCGACCTAACGACATAGTCTGGCATCGAGACCGTCTGCGCTCGGTCACGACAAGGCATCCGCGCGTTCACGTTCGGTCACAGGGTGATGACGTCCCTCACATTCCGGTGTGCGTCGCCCAAGTTCGCGAGGTCGTGTCTGCCCCCGCCCTTCCCTACGCGCGCCCCGAGCGTCGCCCGGCCACGCTGCGACGTGTTGTCGTCGTGGGTGCCGGGTCGATTGGCCAGCGGCATCTCCGCAACCTTGCCGAGTTAGGCATCGAGGCGGCCGCCCTTCGCACCTACCGTGGTACCACCGGTCCCCTCGTCGGTGTGCCGTCGCTCACCACCTGGGATGCGGTCGATGTCTTTGCCCCGGATGCGATCATCATCGCCAACCCCACGGCGTTGCACAGCGAGGTCGCGGTGCGTGCGGCGTCCGCGGGGTATCACCTCCTGGTCGAGAAGCCACTCGCCCACGATGTGGCCGCCGCCGTCGCAGCGTGCCGTGCCGCGGCGCACGCGGGAGTCGTCGCGCTGGTCGGCTATCACTTTCGTCACCACCCGTCGTTGCAGGTCATGCGGGATTGGATCCGGCAGGGGGCGATCGGAACGCCCGTACACGCGCAGGTCACCTGGGGCGAGTACCTGCCGGGGTGGCATCCCGGTGAGGATCACCTGACCGGGTACAGCGCGCGCCGGGCCCTTGGCGGCGGCGCGGTCCTCACCCTGTCGCACCCCATCGACTACCTCCGCTGGCTGCTGGGCGAGGTGACGGAAGTGTCCGCGATGGTCTCGCAATCCACGCCGTACACGCTGGACGTCGAGGATGTGGCCCACCTGACGCTGCGGTTTGCCTCGGGGGTGCTCGCCGCCGTGACCCTTGACTACGCGCAGCGGCCTGCCGAGCACACGCTGCGCATCGTTGGCCTTGACGGCACGCTCACTTGGGATGCCCGCACCGGCGTGGCGCGACGCACCGGCCCGGACGGCGAGGTCCTGGAAGCCGGCGTCGCGCCGGGTTTCCAGCGCAATGACCTGTTTCGCGCGGAGCTTCGGCACTTTGCGGAGTGCGTCGCCGGAGAGGCGACGCCGGCGTGCACGATGGACGACGGCCTCGCGGCGGTGCGGATCTGCGTGGCCGCCATGCGCTCCTCCGCGTGGGGGCGCGTGGTCGATGCGTGAGGCCGCCTCCACGCAGGGATTCGAGATCACCGACCGCGTCGTAATCCTCACCGGCGGAGCCGGACTGCTGGGGTCATCGTGGGCGCACGAGTTGAGTGCTGCCGGCGCCCACGTGGTCGTCGCGGATCGGGATGGGGAACGCGCGACCACGGTGGCGACGACGGCGCCCGGTGCGCGCGCGGTGGCCGTGCCCGTCGACCTCGCGAACCCCACGGAGATCCGCCGCCTGGTGACCGCCGCCCGGGACGAGTTCGGGAGGATTGATGCCGTGGTGAATGCGGCCGCCATCGACCCGAAGTTCGATCCCGAGAGCGCAGCGACCCACACGCACAGCTTCACCGACTTCCCGCTCGACGCATGGCAGCATGCGCTTGCGGTGAACCTCACCGCGCCGTTCCTCCTGGCCCAGGCTGCGATGCCGCACCTGATCGAACAGTGCGGTACCATCGTCAACATTGCGTCGACCTATGGACTCGTCGCCCCGGATCAACGGCTGTACGAAGACGCCACGGGGACGCGCGGGTTCAAGCCACCGAGTTACCCGGTCACGAAGGCGGGGCTCCTTGGCCTGACGCGATATCTCGCCGCCTATTGCGGCCCACTCGGCGTTCGGGTGAACGCGCTGGCTCCGGGTGGCGTCTGGGCCGGACACGACGACGGGTTTGTCCTCCGTTATGCCTGGCGCACGCCGCTCGGCCGGATGGCGGATCGTGACGAGTACGGCCGTGCCCTCCGGTTCCTGCTCTCCCCCGGCGCGTCCTACATGACTGGTGCATGCTTGGTCATTGACGGAGGCTGGACCGCGTGGTGACGCGGGTGCTCGCCCTCATCCCGGCACGCGGCGGGTCCAAGTCGATCCCGCGCAAGAACGAGCGGAGCTTTCTCGGGCATCCGCTCCTCGCCTGGAGCATCGCTGCGGCACGGGACGCGTCCGCGGTGGATCGTGTGATGGTCTCCACGGACGACCCGGCGCTCCGCGCGACGGCCCTTGCGCACGGTGCCGAGGCGCCATTCCTCCGGCCCGCGGCGCTCGCCGCGGACGACACCCCGGACTTTCCCGTGGTGCATCACGCCATGGCCTGGCTCGCCTCGGAAGAAGGGTACCAGCCCGACCTGG
Coding sequences:
- a CDS encoding aminotransferase class III-fold pyridoxal phosphate-dependent enzyme — encoded protein: MILFAQLPDIELAQPADFQDDPVEEWQGRSPPSAWRRWNFARRLWLRGLLSRAKHAGLAGHPRWAQRLAKLAPGFQYGAGEILGLDGAPSGIMERRKAALAELGGTARERAPRTLAASARVQRGLSDADFVDRYRVPFPFRDLVRTALPVGTMAVATEGGKLRDLDGNLTWDLGGSYGVSLFGVDFYRQAIRRGVERAEGLGLVLGPLHPIVEDNVRRLQAVSGLDEVSFHMSGTEAVMQAVRLARYHTRRSHIVRFSGAYHGWWDGVQAGVGNPRPPHEVYTLAEQSEATLRFLRAADDVACVLVNPIQAMHPNAAPPTDAALLTGVRTGGLDREGYATWLRQLRDVCTARGIVLILDEVMLGFRLARGGVQEYFGVAADLVTYGKSLGGGLPVGVLCGRRGLMRRYREDRPADVCLARGTFNAHPYVMATMNEFLRHIDRAEVRAHYHTLEATWHGRAQRLNDRLTAADVPVRMVPMVSVWSTTFTAPGRYHWMLQYYLRRAGLALSWIGTGRLIFPHDLTDADVEEIIERFTAATVRMKEDGWFWRDDAVTAKGISRSVTRALVRAALGRAPSGRSTRP
- a CDS encoding Gfo/Idh/MocA family oxidoreductase, with translation MSAPALPYARPERRPATLRRVVVVGAGSIGQRHLRNLAELGIEAAALRTYRGTTGPLVGVPSLTTWDAVDVFAPDAIIIANPTALHSEVAVRAASAGYHLLVEKPLAHDVAAAVAACRAAAHAGVVALVGYHFRHHPSLQVMRDWIRQGAIGTPVHAQVTWGEYLPGWHPGEDHLTGYSARRALGGGAVLTLSHPIDYLRWLLGEVTEVSAMVSQSTPYTLDVEDVAHLTLRFASGVLAAVTLDYAQRPAEHTLRIVGLDGTLTWDARTGVARRTGPDGEVLEAGVAPGFQRNDLFRAELRHFAECVAGEATPACTMDDGLAAVRICVAAMRSSAWGRVVDA
- a CDS encoding NAD(P)-binding protein, producing MSSSRSAPPPIRVAIVGGGCASLTAAWELTRPEQQGRYAVTVFQQGWRLGGKGASGRGPSDRIEEHGLHLWMGFYENAFGMMRACYRERAADPATTRLATFEEAFAPAPLVGVADRTPNDSAGWESWLAAFPAGRGLPGDPLEQGTPFSVIAYLRQSVMLVRALLRAAHAAEEREAMSAGGIADLVARAVRYGELAAVTALFEAADALRHAMDAWVPGPAKQGATVLLQLLDVLAMAARGHLQRLAEADTEMRRVWQVIDLILAAVRGSVMHGLAADPRGFDAINDWDWREWLRLHGASDASLDSGFMRGIYDLAFAYEDGDVTRPRLAAGVALRGAMRMFFTYRGSLFWRMNAGMGDVVFAPLYQVLKARGVRFEFFHRLTNVGLAEDGASVETLAFDVQARVRGTGRPEYAPLVQVRQVPCWPSEPNYTQLVDGDRLRREGRRFESHWDRRGEGTRSLRVGDDFDFVVLGVSVSALPQVAPALIAASTRWRDMIQHVKTVPTQALQLWMSTHVKGLGWPHPGEVNLSGFVEPFDTWADMTHLIPEEGFSARVKSVAYFCSVLPDRPDAEQGDEDFPMKRRAFVRDNAVTFIERDLPILWPRLRDAKGRVRWEWLVPGDGAPRRTSDAIDGQYWTANVNPTDRYVLSLPGSPRYRLSPLDATFDNLTIAGDWTATGLDSGCIESAVISGRLASHALSQFPPLADIVGYDHP
- a CDS encoding SDR family oxidoreductase, encoding MREAASTQGFEITDRVVILTGGAGLLGSSWAHELSAAGAHVVVADRDGERATTVATTAPGARAVAVPVDLANPTEIRRLVTAARDEFGRIDAVVNAAAIDPKFDPESAATHTHSFTDFPLDAWQHALAVNLTAPFLLAQAAMPHLIEQCGTIVNIASTYGLVAPDQRLYEDATGTRGFKPPSYPVTKAGLLGLTRYLAAYCGPLGVRVNALAPGGVWAGHDDGFVLRYAWRTPLGRMADRDEYGRALRFLLSPGASYMTGACLVIDGGWTAW
- the psd gene encoding phosphatidylserine decarboxylase (Phosphatidylserine decarboxylase is synthesized as a single chain precursor. Generation of the pyruvoyl active site from a Ser is coupled to cleavage of a Gly-Ser bond between the larger (beta) and smaller (alpha chains). It is an integral membrane protein.) — its product is MRHLGRAIPEELNFLLTNRVPRRLITRAAGWYAGIRSRALTRVSVSVWQHFGGSLHLEEAVPREYLTLRDVFTRQLKPGARPIDVAPQVRVSPCDGEVMACGRIDAGTLVQAKGLHYRLDELVGDPKLAAHHHDGTFVTLRLRSTFYHRFHAPCDATLEVVRVIAGDTWNVNPITVRRLENLYCRNARAILTLRSTHAPDERLTLVAVAAILVSDVRLTHLGGARPSGEPLRHPISVHRGDELGWFENGSTIVVLASPGLLPAPAVREGALIRVGEPLLLQADTPAPHSSAHVHDHA
- a CDS encoding c-type cytochrome, which codes for MRVASFLFVLTLVSRAPQLGAQTPPDSLTPPAQDSLRSTLTGVFTEEQAAKGKDVFLGQCQSCHTNADLTSADFKADWVGKMLSDFFTFLKETMPESEPGALSNEQYAAVTAYVLQLNGLPAGAVPLATTADSLATIKFEVPAAGLTALRPHARAARERFHAPPRTASARDPRR
- a CDS encoding PQQ-binding-like beta-propeller repeat protein, with the translated sequence MAPPVFSLRRAAFTAGTVALAATAAVLGRFSPLDAVQGKATVRGNVPGEWRFWGADAWSTRYSPLDQINASNFGSLTKAWQWNAGAFGSDEYYRTTPLYANGRLFTVATTRRITAAIDPATGETLWMHRLNEGIRWQKAPRQFAGRGPSYWTDGPNERIIVVTPGYHMVSLDAKTGIPDPKFGKNGVVDLMDGLGLPLVPLAVDDSGSFIISDAAPYRQAKPGETWNPVTKTGADGTVGIDPKLGQIAASSPAIIVNDVIVVGNSSIHGYYPIKVRNIPGYIRGFDIRTGRQMWRFNLVPQPGEFGAETWKNGSKIGTEGVGKNDAWATYSADPELGLAYIPVGMPLMDEYGGHRPGDNLYGNSLIALDVKTGKRKWHFQMVHHDIWDYDTPMAPNLMDVTVDGRPRKIITQSTKQGWLYTFDRATGEPIWPMPETPVLQSDVPGEQTAATQPIPSKPAPYAQQGLLESDVIDFTPAIKDSALKIAKRCRMGPYYIPGGSVDSPQYKCAWYAPGASGGVNIDGGAAVDPETGHIYVASLIGLSTIALQKDPCSEFRYSSPRDNCGLPGALPPPPGYTPPTNRGGGFEGRGGIPNQIGGVSILKSKQMGGITAYNMNTGDKAWWIPNGRAPKVTSNSPLFAGVTLPPGNSRGQAQIITTKSLLIYGQGRSGGAPDETPSLYAVDKATGKEVGAVKLPEKTTAVPMTFMHNGKQYIVFAMGAGANTSLMALKLPEKK